The Argentina anserina chromosome 5, drPotAnse1.1, whole genome shotgun sequence genome includes the window CCTCTCCATCGGGGCAACGAATACAAATGGTTGGTTGAAGAGAAAAGATCTGAGGAAGATTCCATCCTTGGCCATTGTTTTTCCAGCAAGCATTGCCAATACTGAACCCATGGAATGACCAGCTAGCCACACACTAGATGAATCACCTGCCTCCACAAGCGTAGCTCGGATTGCTTGCATAGCAGTCTCAAAGCGAGATGTCTTGTGAAGTCTGTTCTTGATTACCTTGAGGGACAAGTTAAGATCTCGCGATACCAGGTCATGCATCGCTAAGGTGCCACGGAAGGCAATTACATAATGAGGCCTGTTTGCATCTTCTAGTGATGACTGTTTTGTGCCAAGAGAAGAGAAAGGAGGAGGGGGCGGAGGTTTGAACATATAAATGGCACCGAAAATGGAGCAACTTTCATCATCAACCAGTGGGCGAAGCAACTCAAAATGGAAGAACTCCCACCAAGGAGGAGCCAAGGCCTCGGATCCTTTACGCTTCTCTTGGCGGTCCAGCTCAAGAACTTTGACACCCTGAACCAAGCTGGCGGCAACAGATCTCTGATGATCAGTGTTCTTCCTGCATAATATGTATGGTACACATTTCATTCCCATATCAATTTGTAAATATAGAGAATAACACATTCAATTGTTAAATAATGTTTGATACAGCAAGCCTGTGCTAATATACAAGTTTGAGCAACTTTCGATTTGGATACAACAAACACAATGGTCTTCATACTAGGCATGCTAGGTATATATGCAAAAGTGTGCATCTTGATGTCTGCACCACTGCACATTGTTAAACACCCAAAACCCAGCATGTTTAAACGCCAAGATGATCAAGGATTCTTCATTGAGAAAGGGAGTTCAGTAAGTCAACCTCATCTAGCACTTTGGGTGAGATCACTCAATCTCTATAAATACTTCTATTCTATATAGTTTTGCACCATCAGTAGAAGACCTTTTGTTTTCAAGTTTGGTAAGAGGGGTTGGCAACTAGTGTTTAGGTCGACTCATATGTTATGCGCCATTGTTGCCGGAACAAGGACATTCAGACCCCAGAGTTTAGAGGGGG containing:
- the LOC126794665 gene encoding GDSL esterase/lipase At4g10955-like — encoded protein: MVSDRHLFYVSGPTHLTSIDWKNTDHQRSVAASLVQGVKVLELDRQEKRKGSEALAPPWWEFFHFELLRPLVDDESCSIFGAIYMFKPPPPPPFSSLGTKQSSLEDANRPHYVIAFRGTLAMHDLVSRDLNLSLKVIKNRLHKTSRFETAMQAIRATLVEAGDSSSVWLAGHSMGSVLAMLAGKTMAKDGIFLRSFLFNQPFVFVAPMERIKQENIKLGIRFARSVFTAGLAKTVNPTWSQHKDPFFGLYEWAPNVFVNQGDDFCSGYIGYFEHRKKMVEIGAGGIERLATQNSIGSLLRYAVGKETEPPMHLIPCANLTVNLTPPTNFKEAHGIRQWWQQNQHLKFESYRFR